CTATTTAGCGCAGTTTCAACTGAGTCTTGGATGACACCAATGGTAAAGCCAACTGTGACAAACTGCATAGCGATGTCATTGCTGATACCAAAAAGACCGCACGCTAATGGCACTAAAAGAAGTGAGCCGCCAGCCACACCAGATGCGCCGCACGCACCAAGAGCTGAGATGAAGCAAAGAAGTAGCGCATCGCCAAATGTAACTGTGATAGATGGGATAGAATTTACCGCAGTAAGCGCTAGGATACTAATGGTAACTGCTGCACCGCCCATGTTTATGGTGGCACCTAGTGGGATCGAGATCGAGTAAAGCTCCTCTTTTAGACCAAGCTTTTTGCAAAGTGCCATATTTACAGGGATATTTGCGGCCGAGCTTCTTGTAAAAAATGCTGAAATAGCGCTCTCTTTTAGGCAGATCATGACAAGTGGATAAGGATTTTTTCTAGTTAATACAAAAACCATGGCTGGATAGATGATAAATGCGACAACAAGCATTGCTCCAACAAGAACTAAAATCAGTTTTAGATATCCTGCAAGTACTTCAAATCCAGTTTCATGAATGCTAATAGCTACCATACCAAAGATACCAAACGGAGCTAGTCTAATGATAAATTTAACGATATGAGTCACGCCATCGCTTATGTCTTTAAATACTTTTTTGGTCTCAGCTGTGGAATTTCTAAGTGCTATACCACTGCCTACTGCCCAGGTAATGATGCCTATATAGTTGCCATTTGCAAGGGCGTTTATTGGATTTTCGACCATTTTATAAATGAGATCTTTTAAAACATTGGTAATTCCCTGAGGCGCTGACATATCAGCACTTGCAAGACCTTTTAAAGAAAGCTCCACTGGGAATAAGAAACTAGCAATAACTGCAACAACGGCTGCTAAAAATGTACCAATTAGATAGAGTGTAATGATCTTTTGCATACCTTTTGTATGGCCAAAATCTCTTAAAATGATGGATGTTGCCACTAAAACAAAGACAAGAATTGGTGCGATAGCTTTTAAAGCGCCTTTAAATAAATCGCCTAAAACTGAAGCTGAAGCTGCAATAGAATTAGCTGAGCTAGCTTTTTCTTTGGCTTCGTTTAGCTGTGTGGCTTCATCTTGACTAAGGCGAGTTTTTATAACTTCATCTATGCTCAAACCACTCTCGTTTTGAATAGTTTGAATTTTGGCCGAGATCTTGTTATAAGGAGCTGCTTCGTAGTGTGTGTAAAAGCCAACTAGGGCACCTAGGATGATACCAACTAAAATTTGAACTATCAAATTTCCATCGGCGTATCTTCTTGCTATGTTTTTAAGCATATTCATTTGACACCTTAATAAATTAGTTTTTTGTTGATTTTAGCTAAACAATTTTTAAATATAAAGAATTTGATAAAGATTAATAAGCTTTTTAAATAGATTTGTTACAATTGCACAAAATTTAGTCAAGAAAAAAGGATGAAAATGTATCTATTTACCTCTGAAGTTGTAAGTCCAGGTCATCCAGATAAATGTGCTGATATAATCGCTGATAGCATAGTGGATACTATTTTAACACAAGATCCAAATGGTCGTGTTGCAAGTGAAGTCTTTGTGGCTGGGAAAAATATAGTAATAGGCGGAGAGATAAACTCAAAGGTAAAGCTCTCTTATAAAGACTACGAAAAGATCGTAAAAGATGCTCTTGCACATATCGGATATGATGGAAAGAGTAATTTTACAAAAGAGCAGTGCTTGCATCCAGATGATATTGAGGTTAAAGTCTGCCTAAATCAACAAAGCCCAGATATAAATCAAGGCGTTGATCAAAGTAGTGGCGAGATCGGAGCAGGTGATCAAGGCATCATGTTTGGCTTTGCAAGCTGCGAAGCGAAAGAATTTATGCCTGCAGCTATAACTTATGCAAGAATGCTTTGCGAAAAAGTCTATAAATTTGCCAAGGCAAATCCTGATAGGCTTGGTGTTGATATAAAAACACAAGTTACGATTGATTACGGCAGCAAAGATAACTTTGAAAACTGCAAACCTCAAAGCATCCACACTATTGTCGTATCTGCTCCTTGCGTGGAGAGCATGAAGATAGAAGAGCTTCGCGCACTAATACAAAATTTAATAGACGAAACTGGCCTTCCAAAAGAGCTATATAATAAAGAAAAAACGATCATCTATATAAACCCAACAGGCAGATATGTAAATCATAGCTCGCTTCATGATAGCGGCCTAACAGGCAGAAAACTAATCGTTGATAGCTTTGGCGGATATAGCCCAATAGGTGGTGGCGCTCAGTCAAGTAAGGACTACACAAAGGTTGATCGCAGTGGTCTTTACGCAGCGCGCTGGATAGCTAAAAATATCGTCGCAGCTGGCCTTGCTAAAAAATGTATCGTCCAGATAAGCTACGCGATCGGCGTTGCAAAGCCAACTTCAGTTAGCGTTGATACCATGGGAACTCATGCAAATGGCGTAAATGACGATATGCTTTCAAATTTTGTAAGCGAGCACTTTGCTCTAACGCCTCGCTGGATAACAAATAAATTTGGTCTTGATAAACCAAGCAAAGATACCTTTTTATACGCAAAAGTAGCTGCAAAAGGTCAAGTGGGAAATGCAAAATATCCTTGGGAAAAACTTGATGCAGTCGATACTTTCAAGGCTTTACTAAAAAAATAATCAAAAAAGTGGCTTTATCTAAAAGCCACTTTAAATTTCTCTTCAAAACTCATCCCAAAACGCTTTTTTAGGCTTTATGATCTCACTTTTTGAGCTATTTACGCTGTGATAGACTGCTTTATTGTATTTTGTGGCAAGGTGTTTTATTAGTAGCCTTTGAAGCACAGGCTCGCTGCTTGGCACAAACCAGCCATTGTTTGTGATAGCTACAACCACTTCAAATTCGCCCTTATAAAGCTCCTCTCTTGTCGCTTCATAGCAGATAGCGTTTCTAATTTTTACTCCATCTACCTCGTAGTCGCTAAAATTTTCAGCCTTTTTAAAGTCGCTAGCTCCGCCAAAAAATAGCTTATTTACTGTATCTTGCATAAATTTTGGTAAAGGAATTTCTTCGCCAAATGGCACTAAAAATTTCTTATCCATTCGCCTAAGAGTGCCATCTTGAAACAAAAATGCAGAGTTATAAATTTGCTTATTTTCATAAGCAAGCGCGCCAGCTACGATAGTTATCTTTTTTGAAAGCTCTTTTAGCTCATCGACAAGTAGCGGCTCATTTGTCATAAATAGTGGAAACGCGCTCTCTGGCAGCACGATAAGGCGTTTTTGCTCGGCTACTGCGCTATTTATCATGTCTAAATTTTCATTTGTAAATTTCATGCGTAAGCTTTTATCCCAGCGCACCCTTTGAGCGACATCGGTGTTTATTAGCTCCACGTCAAATGGCAAAGTCTTTGCCTCACTACTTTTAAACTGTAAAGCGGCTACTAGACAGATAAAAGCTAGAATAAATTTTAAAATTTTACCTTTTAAACTCAAAGAAATAGCCGCAAGAAATATAAATATAAGCCCTCTTGTGCTTGGCTCAAAAGGCCCTAAAACAAGTGTGGCCTCGAGTTTAAACCAGTTAAAGCCAAATGGATGAACGTAGCTTACTAAAAATAGTAAAACAGCTCTTAGCACGACAAAACTGGGAAAAGAGGCTACCCAAAACATAAATCCGTAAACAATGGCTACAAAGAGGATGACAAACGGTATAAGCCAAACAAGCTCATAGTAGATAAAACTAAAGCTGATCCAATAAAACCATAAAATTCCTGTGAAAAATCCAGCCGCGAAAAAACCAGCTCTGCTTAAATTTATGATGATGCCAATTCCAGTCAAAGTTAGAAACGGTGAGATGAAATTTAATAGCAAATTCTCGAAGAGGCTTAAAAAAATAAAGTTGGAAAGCAAAAAAGCACCGACAAAGGCTTTTATTATAATTTTAGTGCTAAAATGCCCATTTAAAAATCTTACAAATAAGGAAATCCATGCAAAACGCTGATTTTTTAACATCATTACTACCTCTTGTTGTGCTTTTCGCCA
This window of the Campylobacter concisus genome carries:
- the sstT gene encoding serine/threonine transporter SstT, translating into MNMLKNIARRYADGNLIVQILVGIILGALVGFYTHYEAAPYNKISAKIQTIQNESGLSIDEVIKTRLSQDEATQLNEAKEKASSANSIAASASVLGDLFKGALKAIAPILVFVLVATSIILRDFGHTKGMQKIITLYLIGTFLAAVVAVIASFLFPVELSLKGLASADMSAPQGITNVLKDLIYKMVENPINALANGNYIGIITWAVGSGIALRNSTAETKKVFKDISDGVTHIVKFIIRLAPFGIFGMVAISIHETGFEVLAGYLKLILVLVGAMLVVAFIIYPAMVFVLTRKNPYPLVMICLKESAISAFFTRSSAANIPVNMALCKKLGLKEELYSISIPLGATINMGGAAVTISILALTAVNSIPSITVTFGDALLLCFISALGACGASGVAGGSLLLVPLACGLFGISNDIAMQFVTVGFTIGVIQDSVETALNSSSDVLFTAVASETSN
- the metK gene encoding methionine adenosyltransferase, with the translated sequence MYLFTSEVVSPGHPDKCADIIADSIVDTILTQDPNGRVASEVFVAGKNIVIGGEINSKVKLSYKDYEKIVKDALAHIGYDGKSNFTKEQCLHPDDIEVKVCLNQQSPDINQGVDQSSGEIGAGDQGIMFGFASCEAKEFMPAAITYARMLCEKVYKFAKANPDRLGVDIKTQVTIDYGSKDNFENCKPQSIHTIVVSAPCVESMKIEELRALIQNLIDETGLPKELYNKEKTIIYINPTGRYVNHSSLHDSGLTGRKLIVDSFGGYSPIGGGAQSSKDYTKVDRSGLYAARWIAKNIVAAGLAKKCIVQISYAIGVAKPTSVSVDTMGTHANGVNDDMLSNFVSEHFALTPRWITNKFGLDKPSKDTFLYAKVAAKGQVGNAKYPWEKLDAVDTFKALLKK
- a CDS encoding apolipoprotein N-acyltransferase is translated as MLKNQRFAWISLFVRFLNGHFSTKIIIKAFVGAFLLSNFIFLSLFENLLLNFISPFLTLTGIGIIINLSRAGFFAAGFFTGILWFYWISFSFIYYELVWLIPFVILFVAIVYGFMFWVASFPSFVVLRAVLLFLVSYVHPFGFNWFKLEATLVLGPFEPSTRGLIFIFLAAISLSLKGKILKFILAFICLVAALQFKSSEAKTLPFDVELINTDVAQRVRWDKSLRMKFTNENLDMINSAVAEQKRLIVLPESAFPLFMTNEPLLVDELKELSKKITIVAGALAYENKQIYNSAFLFQDGTLRRMDKKFLVPFGEEIPLPKFMQDTVNKLFFGGASDFKKAENFSDYEVDGVKIRNAICYEATREELYKGEFEVVVAITNNGWFVPSSEPVLQRLLIKHLATKYNKAVYHSVNSSKSEIIKPKKAFWDEF